In the genome of Oncorhynchus clarkii lewisi isolate Uvic-CL-2024 chromosome 4, UVic_Ocla_1.0, whole genome shotgun sequence, one region contains:
- the LOC139407131 gene encoding cyclic AMP-dependent transcription factor ATF-3-like, whose amino-acid sequence MMLQHQGFSLSEISASAFVPCLSPPGTLTLEDFTNFTPLVKEELRYAIQHRRLSNGLSTDIMSDCASSSSDRPSEATSVKRLATPEESERRKRRRERNKVAAAKCRNKKKEKTDCLLKESEKLELVNSELKAQIEELKNQKQQLVYMLNLHRPTCIVRAQNGQTPEDERNLFIQQIKEGTLQMGQLDHHHTSVSTACGHL is encoded by the exons ATGATGCTTCAGCATCAGGGATTCAGCCTGTCCGAGATCAGCGCGTCAGCCTTTGTGCCCTGCCTGTCCCCACCTGGAACACTCACGCTCGAGGACTTCACCAACTTCACTCCCCTGGTAAAGGAGGAGTTGCGCTACGCTATCCAGCACAGGCGGCTGTCCAACGGACTGAGTACGGATATCATGAGCGACTGTGCAAGCTCAAGTTCAGACAGACCGTCAGAAGCCACAAGTGTCAAGAGACTG GCGACCCCGGAGGAAAGcgagaggaggaaaagaagacGAGAAAGAAACAAAGTAGCTGCTGCCAAATGTAGGAATAAGAAGAAGGAAAAAACGGATTGTCTGCTAAAG GAGTCTGAGAAACTAGAGTTGGTGAACAGTGAGTTGAAGGCCCAGATTGAGGAGCTGAAGAATCAGAAGCAGCAGTTGGTCTACATGTTGAACCTCCACCGGCCCACCTGCATCGTACGGGCCCAGAACGGCCAGACCCCTGAGGACGAGAGAAACCTATTCATCCAGCAGATCAAAGAGGGAACCCTGCAGATGGGTCAGCTTGATCACCACCACACCTCAGTGTCAACCGCTTGTGGCCATCTCTGA